DNA from Acidobacteriota bacterium:
CATGGTGACGCTCGGCAATTCCGGCGTAAAAGTAACGCGCCTTGCTTTTGGTACAGGCACCTTCAGCGGGCGAGTGCAGCGGGACCTGGGGCAGGAGGATTTTACACGGCTCGTCCGCTACGCTTACGACCGCGGCATCCGCTTTTTTGAGACCGCCGAGTCTTACGGCGACATGCACAGGATGCTTGGCATTGCGCTCAAGGGCATTCCGCGCGACAGCTATCAGTTGATGTCCAAGGTGACCACGAGCCCCGGCGTCGACCCAATGGAGAAGATCGATGAGCTTCGCACCCTTGCCAGCACGGAGTATTTCGACATCATGCTGCTCCACTACCAGCACTTCGCCACCTGGCCCACGGACAGCCTCCGCTGGCAGGATGGCATTTCAGAAGCGCAGCAGAAGAAGATCGTGCTGGGACGCGGCGCTTCAGTCCACGGCCTGCCGGCGCTGCGCCAGGTGCCGGGCGAAAACTGGCTCCAGCTGGCGATGATCCGCATGAACCATAAAGGCGCGCACATGGACGCCGAAAACTACGCCACCAGCGGATTGGGCAACGTGCCGGAGGTCGTGAAGCACGTGGAAGAGTCCCGTAAAAAAGGCATGGGCGTCATCAGCATGAAGCTTGTGGGCGAGGGCCAGTTCACCAATCGCGAGGACCGCCAGAAAGCCATGAAGTTCGCCTTCCGCCACGCTCATGTCGATTCCGTCACCGTCGGCTACAAGAGCAAACAGGAAGTCGACGAAGCTATCGAAAACGTGAATATGGCGCTCGCATAACGGCAGTCAGCCGCGGCAACATGTGCTGGCGGGG
Protein-coding regions in this window:
- a CDS encoding aldo/keto reductase — protein: MRSIGGEPMANFSRRDFLKSGLAATALAGAGCVGLKAARQTATDMVTLGNSGVKVTRLAFGTGTFSGRVQRDLGQEDFTRLVRYAYDRGIRFFETAESYGDMHRMLGIALKGIPRDSYQLMSKVTTSPGVDPMEKIDELRTLASTEYFDIMLLHYQHFATWPTDSLRWQDGISEAQQKKIVLGRGASVHGLPALRQVPGENWLQLAMIRMNHKGAHMDAENYATSGLGNVPEVVKHVEESRKKGMGVISMKLVGEGQFTNREDRQKAMKFAFRHAHVDSVTVGYKSKQEVDEAIENVNMALA